Proteins found in one Arthrobacter pascens genomic segment:
- a CDS encoding C-glycoside deglycosidase beta subunit domain-containing protein gives MIADRIIEQGTLTTRDGRTAVEVRIPWYRALPGSCIAGAALTVDGVAAPEDSLRWTMNNRTFSFEELVDETGEWWFPLDSAVLSGQLPVQDDQAEHEVRVDLKLYIPYIITDHGVLHIEEHDTKTMKVAQR, from the coding sequence ATGATCGCCGACCGCATTATCGAGCAAGGAACACTCACCACCCGGGACGGCCGCACCGCCGTCGAAGTCCGCATCCCCTGGTACCGCGCCCTTCCGGGTTCGTGCATCGCTGGAGCGGCGCTGACGGTGGACGGCGTCGCCGCCCCCGAGGACTCGCTGCGCTGGACCATGAACAACCGCACGTTCAGCTTTGAGGAACTCGTGGACGAGACCGGCGAGTGGTGGTTCCCGCTGGATTCGGCTGTCCTTTCCGGCCAGCTTCCCGTCCAGGATGACCAGGCCGAGCACGAGGTCCGGGTGGACCTGAAGCTCTACATCCCCTACATCATCACCGACCACGGCGTGCTGCACATCGAAGAGCACGACACCAAGACCATGAAGGTGGCACAGCGATGA
- a CDS encoding GMC oxidoreductase: MSPNRYPARVDVAIVGSGPTASAYARILSEEAPGATISMFEVGPTVSNPPGAHVRNIGDPERRSLAQRASEGPGAVVETVNSPGAVKSGERRARAGTYLLPEGYAFPGEDGMPVAAMSSNVGGMAAHWTAACPRPGGKERIPFLPDLERLLDEAGRLLGVTTHAFDGAPFSDLVIKRLSAAADEGRDPAFRVQPMPLAVHRREDGGLIWSGSDVVIGDVTRENPQFELFDESLATRVLVEDGIAAGIEVQDRRNGETHRVAARYVVVGGDALRTPQLLWASGIRPDALGRYLNDQAQVVFASRLRDVEPANAPAAADGALSEQSGVAWVPYTDETPFHGQIMQLDASPVPVADDDPIMPGSIVGLGLFCAKDLQREDRVAFDDDARDSYGMPAMRIHYRLTDRDKEGLERAKKEIVRLGKAVGEPLDERPFVMPPGASLHYQGTTRMGETDDGESVCSPDSQVWQVPGLFVAGNGVIPTPTACNPTLTAVALAVRGARKITEELIRALLMSESDNRMSK; this comes from the coding sequence GTGAGCCCAAACAGGTACCCCGCCCGCGTCGACGTCGCCATCGTTGGCAGCGGACCCACGGCCTCGGCGTACGCACGGATCCTCAGCGAGGAAGCACCCGGCGCCACCATCTCTATGTTCGAAGTGGGCCCCACCGTGAGCAATCCGCCCGGGGCGCACGTCAGGAACATCGGGGATCCTGAACGCCGCAGCCTCGCGCAGCGCGCTTCCGAAGGCCCGGGGGCGGTCGTCGAAACGGTGAACTCTCCCGGCGCCGTCAAGAGCGGAGAACGCCGAGCCCGGGCCGGCACGTACCTGCTGCCGGAGGGCTATGCCTTTCCGGGAGAAGACGGGATGCCCGTCGCGGCCATGTCCAGCAATGTGGGCGGCATGGCCGCGCACTGGACTGCGGCCTGCCCGCGCCCGGGCGGCAAGGAGCGTATTCCGTTCCTGCCGGACCTGGAACGGCTTCTCGACGAGGCCGGCCGCCTGCTGGGTGTCACCACGCACGCCTTCGACGGCGCACCTTTCTCGGACCTCGTCATCAAGCGCCTGTCGGCCGCAGCGGACGAGGGCCGCGACCCTGCGTTCCGGGTCCAGCCGATGCCGCTGGCTGTACACCGGCGGGAGGACGGCGGCCTCATCTGGTCAGGCTCCGACGTCGTGATAGGTGACGTCACCCGGGAAAACCCGCAGTTCGAACTCTTTGATGAGTCGCTGGCGACGCGTGTGCTGGTGGAGGACGGCATTGCTGCCGGCATCGAAGTCCAGGACCGCCGTAACGGCGAGACCCATCGCGTGGCTGCCCGTTATGTTGTGGTGGGTGGAGACGCGCTGCGCACGCCGCAGCTGCTGTGGGCCTCCGGCATCAGGCCGGACGCGCTGGGCCGCTACCTCAATGACCAGGCGCAGGTGGTCTTCGCGAGCAGGCTTCGCGATGTAGAGCCTGCAAATGCGCCGGCAGCCGCCGACGGTGCGCTCAGCGAGCAGAGCGGGGTGGCGTGGGTTCCCTACACTGACGAGACGCCCTTCCATGGCCAGATCATGCAGCTGGACGCCTCACCGGTTCCCGTGGCCGACGATGACCCCATTATGCCCGGCTCGATCGTCGGGCTGGGGCTGTTCTGCGCCAAGGACCTTCAGCGCGAGGACCGGGTGGCATTCGACGACGACGCCCGCGACTCCTACGGAATGCCCGCCATGCGCATCCACTACCGCCTCACGGATCGGGACAAGGAAGGCCTGGAGCGCGCGAAGAAGGAAATCGTCCGCCTAGGCAAGGCGGTAGGCGAACCACTCGACGAGCGTCCGTTCGTTATGCCGCCCGGAGCATCGCTGCACTACCAGGGGACAACGCGGATGGGCGAAACGGACGACGGCGAAAGCGTCTGCTCCCCCGACAGCCAGGTCTGGCAGGTTCCCGGCCTCTTCGTGGCCGGCAACGGCGTCATCCCCACCCCTACGGCGTGCAACCCCACGCTGACGGCAGTCGCACTTGCCGTACGCGGGGCACGGAAAATCACAGAAGAACTCATCAGGGCTTTACTTATGTCTGAATCAGACAATAGAATGAGCAAATAA
- a CDS encoding TIM barrel protein: MFQLSPNIDLLFGEAGESAADRVRAAAAAGFDAVEMWGPTGKDIPALKDALEETGVQLTSQLAEPRMQFMIPPKDHAPFYTGLDAGVEVAQQLGCPRIVVGSGTGFGGRKRQDQLDELIEIFTRGVAHIEGSGITLVLEPVNIRVDHPGALLDRTSEAVYVAKGVNSPNFGVLYDLYHSSVEGENVAAELANAGDLIKYVQIADAPGRGEPGSGSIDWHARLADLQNSGYAGPIGLEYYPTIDSAKSVQWIQELVAR; this comes from the coding sequence ATGTTCCAACTTTCACCTAACATTGACCTTTTGTTCGGCGAAGCAGGCGAAAGCGCTGCGGACCGGGTCCGCGCAGCAGCCGCCGCCGGCTTCGACGCCGTCGAAATGTGGGGCCCCACCGGCAAGGACATCCCCGCCCTCAAGGACGCACTCGAGGAAACCGGTGTCCAGCTCACGTCCCAGCTCGCGGAACCGCGCATGCAGTTCATGATCCCGCCGAAGGACCACGCGCCCTTCTACACGGGCCTCGACGCCGGCGTCGAGGTAGCGCAGCAGCTCGGCTGCCCCCGGATCGTGGTGGGCAGCGGCACCGGCTTCGGTGGCCGCAAACGCCAGGACCAGCTGGACGAACTGATCGAGATCTTCACCCGCGGCGTCGCACACATCGAGGGCTCCGGCATCACCCTTGTCCTGGAGCCGGTGAATATCAGAGTGGACCACCCGGGGGCGCTCCTGGACCGGACGTCAGAGGCCGTTTACGTGGCCAAGGGCGTCAACTCGCCCAACTTCGGCGTCCTCTACGACCTTTACCACTCCTCCGTCGAGGGCGAGAACGTGGCCGCCGAGCTGGCCAACGCCGGCGACCTCATCAAGTACGTTCAGATCGCTGATGCGCCCGGTCGCGGCGAACCCGGTTCGGGATCCATCGACTGGCACGCACGGCTCGCAGACCTGCAGAACAGCGGCTACGCCGGCCCGATCGGCCTCGAGTACTACCCCACCATCGACTCGGCCAAGTCTGTCCAGTGGATCCAGGAACTGGTGGCGCGGTGA
- a CDS encoding nuclear transport factor 2 family protein has protein sequence MTVDNREAFERFVEMFYTQKRVREAFDFLVADDYRQHNPTIPDGPEAAIRMLTPKFDRSPESRFDVQRILVDGNLAMVHVKASGPGRPDAAVADIYRFKDGRIVEHWDVLQPVPEHPVHDHPMF, from the coding sequence GTGACGGTTGACAACCGCGAAGCGTTCGAGCGCTTCGTGGAGATGTTCTACACCCAAAAACGGGTGCGCGAAGCCTTCGACTTCCTGGTGGCTGACGACTACAGGCAGCACAACCCGACCATTCCCGACGGTCCGGAGGCGGCTATCCGGATGCTGACGCCAAAGTTCGACCGATCGCCTGAGTCCAGGTTTGACGTGCAGCGCATCCTGGTGGACGGCAACCTCGCAATGGTGCACGTCAAGGCATCAGGTCCCGGCCGCCCGGACGCCGCCGTCGCAGATATCTACCGCTTCAAAGACGGACGGATTGTTGAGCACTGGGACGTCCTCCAGCCGGTCCCGGAGCATCCCGTCCACGACCACCCCATGTTTTAG
- a CDS encoding carbohydrate ABC transporter permease encodes MFRYTKLTLLREIGLWVLALTFLAPFYFLVTTALKPDSEMYTTSPLALPKNPDFSNFVAVLTATGNSNVVLGLVNSIIITAGSIVGLIALGSITGYVISRSTRRWSKGAYYLFLIAIILPGQLGAVPLYMGARAMGLTGSAWGLIVLYTGMLLPLSIFLYSNFFRGLGTDYEEAATIDGASRSQIFGKVVLPMMAPATGTVTIFAGLIVWNDFFTSLIFLGGSANQTLPVAMYYYIGSLVSEWNSIFAIVIVSMVPILALFLFAQKRFIQGFSGGLKG; translated from the coding sequence ATGTTCCGCTACACCAAACTCACCCTGCTCCGCGAAATTGGCCTTTGGGTCCTCGCGCTGACCTTCCTCGCCCCGTTCTACTTCCTAGTGACGACCGCCCTGAAGCCGGACAGCGAAATGTACACCACCTCGCCCCTTGCGCTCCCGAAGAACCCGGACTTCAGCAACTTCGTGGCCGTCCTGACAGCCACAGGAAACTCCAACGTTGTTCTGGGCCTGGTGAACAGCATCATCATTACGGCGGGGAGTATCGTCGGGCTCATCGCGCTCGGGTCAATCACTGGATACGTGATCTCCCGCAGCACCCGCCGCTGGAGCAAGGGCGCGTACTATCTCTTCCTGATCGCCATCATCCTCCCCGGCCAGCTCGGCGCCGTACCCCTATACATGGGCGCACGTGCCATGGGTCTCACAGGATCCGCATGGGGCCTGATCGTCCTGTACACCGGCATGCTCCTGCCGCTGTCGATCTTCCTCTACTCCAACTTTTTCCGGGGACTTGGCACGGATTACGAGGAGGCAGCCACCATTGACGGTGCCAGCAGGTCCCAGATTTTTGGGAAGGTGGTGCTGCCCATGATGGCTCCCGCCACCGGAACGGTCACCATTTTCGCCGGGCTCATCGTGTGGAACGACTTCTTCACCTCGCTGATCTTCCTGGGCGGCTCGGCCAACCAGACGCTGCCGGTGGCCATGTACTACTACATCGGTTCACTGGTTTCGGAGTGGAATTCGATCTTTGCGATCGTGATCGTGTCCATGGTTCCCATCCTGGCGCTGTTCCTGTTCGCGCAGAAGCGCTTTATTCAGGGCTTCTCCGGCGGCCTGAAGGGCTGA
- a CDS encoding carbohydrate ABC transporter permease: MTATMQPKSEAAKAPLRGRRAPGAGEKPRPRSTGLQLGHWWWALPGIVLVIAIHYVATGIGGFFAFTNWTGIGSFKIVGWQNFEAIFKDPTKLGALTNTLFLAFGSVFLGNVGGLIIALGLNRMLKTRYILRTLFFMPVVLSPLATAYVWKYIFDFDGPINVFLTSIGAGDLAKPWLADPQWAIWTVLVVLVWGSTGFAMVIFMAGLAGVPVEVEEAAAIDGANLWQRFRYVTLPAIRPAIAIATTLGIVQGLRVFDPIMALTNGGPAGATETLATQVYKQAFALGNFGGGAALALVLAAIILFFAVIQQRLTRQNPED, translated from the coding sequence ATGACTGCGACGATGCAACCGAAAAGCGAAGCAGCAAAAGCACCCCTGCGAGGCAGACGTGCTCCGGGGGCGGGCGAAAAACCCCGTCCCCGCAGCACCGGCCTGCAGTTGGGACATTGGTGGTGGGCGCTGCCCGGGATTGTCCTGGTCATCGCCATCCACTACGTGGCAACAGGTATCGGCGGTTTCTTCGCATTCACCAACTGGACAGGCATCGGCTCGTTCAAAATTGTGGGCTGGCAAAACTTCGAAGCCATCTTCAAGGACCCCACCAAGCTCGGCGCCCTGACTAACACGCTGTTCCTGGCCTTTGGTTCGGTCTTCCTCGGCAATGTCGGCGGGCTCATTATCGCCCTCGGCCTCAACCGGATGCTGAAGACACGGTACATTCTCCGCACCCTCTTCTTTATGCCCGTGGTGCTCAGCCCCCTGGCCACTGCCTACGTCTGGAAGTACATCTTTGACTTTGACGGGCCCATCAACGTCTTCCTCACCTCAATAGGCGCCGGAGACCTCGCCAAACCCTGGCTCGCCGACCCGCAGTGGGCCATCTGGACGGTGCTCGTAGTCCTCGTCTGGGGGTCCACCGGCTTTGCCATGGTGATTTTCATGGCGGGACTTGCCGGCGTCCCGGTGGAAGTCGAGGAGGCGGCCGCCATCGACGGTGCGAACCTCTGGCAGCGCTTCCGCTACGTCACGTTGCCAGCCATCCGCCCCGCCATCGCCATCGCCACAACGCTGGGAATCGTCCAGGGGCTCCGGGTCTTCGACCCGATTATGGCCCTGACCAACGGAGGACCCGCTGGCGCAACCGAAACCCTGGCCACTCAGGTCTACAAACAGGCATTTGCGCTCGGCAACTTCGGCGGCGGCGCCGCCCTGGCCCTGGTGCTCGCCGCCATCATCCTGTTCTTCGCCGTAATCCAGCAGCGGCTGACACGGCAGAACCCGGAGGACTAA